From a single Alloactinosynnema sp. L-07 genomic region:
- a CDS encoding WhiB family transcriptional regulator produces MDWRHRAACRDEDPELFFPVGTSGPAILQVSEAKAVCHRCPVASNCLSWALESGQDAGVWGGMSEDERRALKRRNARTRARSNA; encoded by the coding sequence ATGGACTGGCGCCACCGCGCGGCCTGCCGTGACGAGGACCCCGAGCTGTTCTTCCCCGTGGGAACCAGCGGCCCGGCGATCCTGCAGGTCTCCGAGGCGAAGGCCGTTTGTCACCGCTGCCCCGTCGCTTCCAACTGCCTGTCCTGGGCACTCGAGAGCGGCCAGGATGCTGGCGTTTGGGGCGGAATGAGTGAGGACGAGCGTCGCGCGCTGAAGCGCCGCAACGCTCGGACCCGGGCACGCAGCAACGCCTGA
- a CDS encoding NADP-dependent malic enzyme — protein sequence MTAVNDYRETAVDDSGPITDEEIFRAHEGGKLGVEVTKPLADPRSLAIAYTPGVAKVSRAIAEDATLAKRYTWAARLVAVVSDGTAVLGLGDIGASASLPVMEGKAALFKTFGGLDSIPLVLDTTDVDEIIETLVRLRPSFGAVNLEDISAPRCFELEERLIEALDCPVFHDDQHGTAIVLLAALRGANTVLGKDIANQRVVISGAGAAGIACAKILLAAGVGDVTLLDSRGIIHSGRDHLNPIKEQMAEVTNIGGLRGGQAEALRDADVFVGLSSGTVPEELIATMGKDSIVFALSNPDPEIHPDIAGKYASIVATGRSDFPNQINNVLAFPGIFRGALDSGARRITERMKLAAADAIAAVAEDDLAVDKIVPSALDPRVAPEVAAAVARAAKEDGVA from the coding sequence ATGACCGCAGTGAACGACTACCGAGAGACCGCCGTGGACGACTCAGGCCCGATCACCGACGAGGAGATCTTCCGCGCGCATGAGGGCGGCAAGCTCGGCGTCGAGGTGACCAAGCCGCTGGCCGACCCCCGGTCGCTGGCCATCGCCTACACCCCCGGGGTGGCCAAGGTGAGCCGCGCGATCGCCGAGGACGCCACCCTGGCCAAGCGCTACACCTGGGCGGCACGCCTGGTCGCCGTCGTCTCCGACGGCACCGCGGTTCTCGGGCTCGGTGACATCGGCGCGAGCGCCTCGTTGCCGGTCATGGAGGGCAAGGCCGCGCTGTTCAAGACCTTCGGCGGACTCGACTCCATCCCGCTGGTGCTCGACACCACCGACGTCGACGAGATCATCGAGACGCTGGTGCGCCTGCGGCCGTCGTTCGGCGCGGTCAACCTCGAGGACATCTCGGCGCCGCGCTGCTTCGAGCTGGAGGAGCGGCTCATCGAGGCGCTGGACTGCCCGGTCTTCCACGACGACCAGCACGGCACCGCGATCGTGTTGCTCGCCGCGCTGCGCGGGGCCAACACGGTCCTGGGCAAGGACATCGCCAACCAGCGCGTCGTCATCTCCGGCGCGGGCGCCGCGGGTATCGCCTGCGCGAAGATCCTGCTGGCCGCGGGCGTGGGCGACGTGACGCTGCTCGACTCGCGCGGCATCATCCACTCCGGCCGCGACCACCTGAACCCGATCAAGGAGCAGATGGCGGAGGTCACCAATATCGGCGGCCTGCGCGGCGGGCAAGCAGAAGCACTGCGCGATGCCGATGTGTTCGTCGGGCTGTCGTCCGGCACGGTGCCCGAGGAACTGATCGCCACCATGGGCAAGGACTCGATCGTCTTCGCGCTGTCGAACCCCGACCCGGAGATCCACCCGGACATCGCGGGCAAGTACGCCTCGATCGTGGCCACCGGGCGCAGCGACTTCCCGAACCAGATCAACAACGTGCTCGCCTTCCCCGGCATCTTCCGCGGCGCGCTGGACTCCGGTGCCCGGCGCATCACCGAGCGGATGAAGCTGGCCGCCGCGGACGCCATCGCCGCGGTCGCCGAGGACGACCTGGCCGTCGACAAGATCGTGCCGAGTGCGCTCGATCCGCGGGTCGCGCCCGAGGTCGCGGCGGCTGTCGCACGGGCGGCGAAGGAGGACGGGGTAGCCTGA
- a CDS encoding hotdog fold domain-containing protein, producing MWRTLAERPLGNRLFSAAMSLRVPYFGTVLPTVVDMRPGRCEVRSPKWWGVHNHLGTFHAIAACNLAEVAMGMLAEATVPASHRWIPKGMTVDYVAKAKSSLRAVAELPVIPSFGSEPFDLPVPVSITDKDGLEVVSAVITIKVSPQ from the coding sequence ATGTGGCGGACGCTGGCCGAGCGACCCCTGGGCAACCGCCTGTTCTCGGCCGCGATGTCCCTGCGGGTGCCCTACTTCGGCACCGTCCTGCCCACGGTCGTCGACATGCGCCCGGGTCGCTGCGAGGTCCGGTCGCCGAAGTGGTGGGGCGTGCACAACCACCTCGGCACCTTCCACGCCATCGCCGCCTGCAACCTCGCCGAGGTCGCGATGGGGATGCTGGCCGAGGCGACGGTCCCGGCCAGCCACCGCTGGATCCCCAAGGGCATGACTGTGGACTACGTGGCGAAGGCGAAGTCGAGCCTGCGGGCGGTGGCCGAACTGCCGGTCATTCCCTCGTTCGGGAGTGAGCCGTTCGACCTGCCGGTGCCGGTTTCGATCACGGACAAGGACGGGCTTGAGGTCGTGTCCGCGGTCATCACGATCAAGGTGTCCCCTCAGTAA
- a CDS encoding acid phosphatase produces MLYLLRHGQTEWSESGRHTGRTDIDLTPDGEAGARKAGELLRHLRGDRPAVVLSSPRKRAVRTAELAGLIVDEVTEDLAEWDYGDYEGRTTPQIRETVPDWTVWTHPCPNGETAEAITDRAAKVAARVRDIGQDVVLIGHGHFSRVLISSWIGQSAEFGVHFGLEPAGVSILGDERGVPQIERLNVPAYGETHV; encoded by the coding sequence ATGCTCTACCTGCTCCGACACGGCCAGACCGAGTGGTCTGAGTCCGGTCGACACACCGGCCGCACCGACATCGACCTCACCCCGGACGGCGAGGCGGGCGCCCGGAAGGCGGGCGAGTTGCTGCGCCACCTCCGCGGCGACCGGCCCGCCGTCGTGCTCTCCAGCCCGCGCAAGCGCGCCGTGCGGACCGCCGAGTTGGCCGGGCTGATCGTGGACGAGGTCACCGAGGACCTCGCCGAGTGGGACTACGGCGACTACGAGGGCCGGACCACCCCGCAGATCCGCGAGACCGTCCCCGATTGGACCGTCTGGACCCACCCGTGCCCCAACGGCGAGACCGCCGAGGCCATCACCGATCGCGCGGCGAAGGTCGCCGCCAGGGTGCGCGACATCGGGCAGGACGTGGTCCTCATCGGACACGGGCACTTCAGCCGGGTGCTCATCTCCTCCTGGATCGGACAGTCGGCCGAGTTCGGCGTCCACTTCGGACTCGAACCGGCCGGGGTGAGCATCCTCGGCGACGAGCGCGGCGTGCCGCAGATCGAGCGTCTCAACGTCCCCGCGTATGGAGAAACCCATGTCTGA
- a CDS encoding S26 family signal peptidase, translating to MPVRRVVVRGRSMSPTLSDGDTVLAVRRSPKAGDVVLVTWVSRPGQLSVKRAIRPDGTGWHVEGDFPEASTDSRDLGPARVHAVIRWRLRPRFGRV from the coding sequence ATGCCGGTCCGACGTGTGGTCGTGCGTGGTCGGTCCATGTCACCCACGCTGTCGGACGGGGACACCGTTCTCGCTGTTCGACGTTCACCGAAAGCCGGTGACGTGGTCCTGGTGACGTGGGTGAGCAGGCCAGGCCAGCTCTCGGTCAAACGGGCCATTCGCCCCGACGGCACCGGCTGGCACGTCGAAGGCGACTTTCCCGAGGCCTCGACCGACTCGCGCGACCTTGGGCCCGCGCGGGTGCACGCGGTCATCCGGTGGCGACTCCGGCCGCGGTTTGGGCGGGTCTAG
- a CDS encoding GNAT family N-acetyltransferase → MSDPRIRRIEPSDVDAVVGLVYELAEYERAPQDCHLTAEQLHAALFGAAPALFGHVAVVDGEVVGCALWFLNFSTWRGTHGIYLEDLYVRTTQRGSGLGKALLLALAQECVDRGYQRLEWSVLDWNEPAIGFYKSLGAIPMDEWTVHRLTDEALTAAGT, encoded by the coding sequence ATGTCTGACCCGCGAATCCGCCGAATCGAACCGTCCGATGTGGACGCTGTGGTCGGTCTGGTGTACGAGCTCGCCGAGTACGAGCGCGCCCCGCAGGACTGCCATCTCACCGCCGAGCAGCTGCACGCCGCCCTGTTCGGCGCCGCGCCCGCGCTGTTCGGCCATGTCGCGGTGGTCGACGGCGAGGTCGTCGGCTGCGCGCTGTGGTTCCTGAACTTCTCCACCTGGCGCGGCACGCACGGGATCTACCTGGAGGACCTCTACGTGCGCACGACCCAGCGCGGATCCGGACTGGGCAAGGCGCTGCTGCTGGCGCTGGCGCAAGAGTGCGTCGACCGCGGCTACCAGCGGCTCGAATGGTCGGTGCTGGACTGGAACGAGCCCGCGATCGGCTTCTACAAATCCCTCGGCGCCATCCCGATGGACGAGTGGACCGTCCACCGGCTCACCGACGAGGCGCTCACAGCCGCCGGTACATGA
- a CDS encoding diacylglycerol kinase family protein, translated as MRAVLVVNPQATATTPAGRDVLAHALASQVKLDIVETDYRGHAMAAAAQAALDNVDLVVAHGGDGTVNEVVNGMLSAGGHVPMLGVVPGGSANVFARSLGLPRHPVEATHILLRAIEEGRRREVGLGMVDIGAGQTRWFTFSAGMGWDAEVVADVDRKRGKKASPALYTRIAAARYLRPRHGKPDLTVHIPGEDPIEGLRLAFISNTDPWTYMGSRAIHLNHGTSFDTGLGLFALRTLRAPTVVRHVAQAFSGKGETKGKNLVRRDDVAKLVVTAANPVQLQCDGDLIGARTRVEFTSMPKALTVAI; from the coding sequence ATGCGCGCAGTCCTTGTGGTGAACCCGCAGGCCACCGCGACCACTCCCGCCGGTCGCGACGTGCTCGCGCACGCCCTGGCCAGCCAGGTGAAACTCGACATCGTCGAGACCGACTACCGCGGTCACGCCATGGCGGCCGCGGCGCAGGCCGCGTTGGACAACGTCGACCTGGTCGTGGCGCACGGTGGCGACGGCACGGTCAACGAGGTCGTCAACGGCATGCTCAGCGCGGGTGGCCACGTGCCGATGCTGGGCGTCGTCCCCGGCGGGTCGGCCAACGTCTTCGCCCGCTCCCTCGGGCTGCCGCGGCACCCGGTCGAGGCCACCCACATCCTGCTGCGCGCGATCGAAGAGGGCCGCCGCCGCGAAGTCGGGCTCGGCATGGTCGACATCGGCGCTGGTCAGACCCGGTGGTTCACCTTCAGCGCTGGCATGGGCTGGGACGCCGAGGTGGTCGCCGACGTCGACCGCAAGCGTGGCAAGAAGGCCAGCCCGGCGCTCTACACGCGCATCGCCGCCGCCCGCTACCTGCGGCCCCGACACGGCAAGCCGGACCTCACAGTCCACATCCCCGGCGAGGACCCGATCGAGGGCCTGCGCCTGGCGTTCATCTCCAACACCGACCCGTGGACCTATATGGGGTCGCGGGCGATCCACCTCAACCACGGCACGTCGTTCGACACCGGCCTCGGCCTGTTCGCCCTGCGGACACTGCGCGCGCCCACGGTGGTCCGCCACGTCGCCCAGGCGTTCAGCGGCAAAGGCGAGACCAAGGGCAAGAACCTGGTCCGCCGCGACGACGTCGCCAAGCTGGTCGTGACCGCCGCGAACCCGGTCCAGCTGCAGTGTGACGGAGACCTCATCGGCGCCCGAACGCGCGTCGAGTTCACCTCGATGCCGAAGGCGCTGACCGTCGCGATCTGA
- a CDS encoding dTDP-4-dehydrorhamnose 3,5-epimerase family protein: MQARELKVPGAFEFTPRVFPDSRGLFVSPFQEDVFLDAVGHRLTVAQTNHSKSRRGSIRGLHFADVPPGQAKYVHCSQGALLDIVVDIRVGSPTFGVWDSVRLDPLDFRAVYVPEGLAHGIMALEDDTVISYLCSTGYNPGAEHGINPLDPELALPWSADVEPTLSEKDAAAPTLAEALAAGLLPRYEDCLARYAAL, encoded by the coding sequence ATGCAGGCACGAGAACTCAAGGTCCCTGGCGCGTTCGAGTTCACCCCACGGGTCTTTCCCGACTCCCGCGGCTTGTTCGTCTCGCCGTTCCAAGAGGACGTCTTCCTCGATGCGGTCGGCCACCGGCTCACCGTCGCGCAGACCAACCACAGCAAGTCCCGACGCGGCTCGATCCGCGGCCTGCACTTCGCCGACGTCCCACCCGGACAGGCGAAATACGTCCACTGCTCCCAGGGTGCGCTGTTGGACATCGTCGTCGACATCCGCGTCGGCTCCCCCACCTTCGGCGTGTGGGACTCCGTCCGCCTCGACCCGCTGGACTTCCGCGCGGTGTATGTCCCGGAGGGCCTGGCCCACGGCATCATGGCGCTGGAGGACGACACGGTGATCTCCTACCTGTGCTCCACCGGCTACAACCCGGGCGCCGAGCACGGCATCAACCCCCTGGACCCGGAGCTGGCGCTGCCATGGTCCGCCGACGTCGAACCCACCCTGTCGGAGAAGGACGCCGCCGCCCCGACACTGGCCGAAGCCCTCGCCGCGGGCCTGCTGCCGCGCTACGAGGACTGCCTGGCTCGCTACGCCGCCCTCTAG
- the sodN gene encoding superoxide dismutase, Ni yields the protein MLSRVFAPRLEATAHCDLPCGVYDPAQARIEAESVLAVQKKYQDNEDPQFRARAIRISEDRSELVKHHLWVLWTDYFKAPHFEKYPDLHDLFNRATKAAGAGGTKGSMDPATGQALLDLIGEIDKIFWETKKA from the coding sequence CTGCTGTCGCGCGTCTTCGCGCCTCGCCTGGAGGCCACCGCCCACTGTGACCTTCCCTGCGGCGTGTACGACCCGGCCCAGGCCCGCATCGAGGCCGAGTCCGTGCTGGCGGTCCAGAAGAAGTACCAGGACAACGAGGACCCCCAGTTCCGCGCCCGCGCGATCCGTATCTCCGAGGACCGCAGCGAGCTCGTCAAGCACCACCTGTGGGTTCTCTGGACCGACTACTTCAAGGCCCCGCACTTCGAGAAGTACCCGGACCTGCACGACCTGTTCAACCGCGCCACCAAGGCCGCGGGCGCGGGTGGCACCAAGGGTTCGATGGACCCGGCCACCGGCCAGGCCCTGCTCGACCTGATCGGCGAGATCGACAAGATTTTCTGGGAGACCAAGAAGGCGTAA
- a CDS encoding GNAT family N-acetyltransferase — protein MRVREAGQADWARIWPLWHRVVSAGETYMWAPDTPEQAARAAWMLPAPAAVFVAEDGGDVVGTALLRPNQPGLGDHVANAGFMVDPDRAGEGIGRTLAHHVLSAARGRRFKAMQFNAVVSTNVAAVALWKSLGFEIVGTVPGAFRHPDGLVDIHIMYRRL, from the coding sequence GTGCGGGTGCGGGAGGCAGGCCAGGCGGACTGGGCCCGGATCTGGCCGCTGTGGCACCGGGTGGTGTCGGCGGGCGAGACCTACATGTGGGCGCCGGACACCCCGGAGCAGGCCGCGCGGGCCGCCTGGATGCTGCCCGCGCCCGCCGCGGTGTTCGTCGCCGAGGACGGCGGCGACGTGGTCGGCACGGCGCTGCTCAGGCCCAACCAGCCCGGCCTGGGCGACCACGTGGCCAACGCGGGCTTCATGGTCGACCCGGACCGCGCCGGTGAGGGCATCGGGCGCACCCTGGCCCACCACGTGCTGTCGGCGGCGCGGGGACGGCGGTTCAAGGCGATGCAGTTCAACGCGGTGGTGTCGACCAACGTCGCGGCTGTGGCCCTGTGGAAGTCACTGGGCTTCGAGATCGTCGGCACGGTGCCCGGCGCGTTCCGGCACCCGGACGGGCTGGTCGACATCCACATCATGTACCGGCGGCTGTGA
- a CDS encoding EAL domain-containing protein → MAEHVVRVGLPGVVPTSGLDVDAGRILAPDLAGPVAPNGMVDAVAERALLLEAQRIARLGSWTFDFATGSGYLSDGLCRLCGLSPRSTLDELIALVHPDDVPALNRFRARLVAHRSSQPIELEVRDLACERTYLVRARTECDAGGKPTRVHGTVQDFTKFRAMERQLSQDGRLFREAQRVARLGTWEWNTETNECLWSSMLYELGGVEPGTKITYADYLELVHPDDRGWVDQRWQELAATRRPVECEHRVIRPDGKRRVFRIRGEAAGADQGDAVMIGTAQDVTEQRSTETRMQRSSKRFTDLVAITPVGIALFDDAERLVDANDALCSLLGMDLDRLRGMTADQLTHPDDRDAKRHGTHSFHSGQRVLSTAAGKPVYCELNATISVADDGKRFWLVVFADVTDRRRTAERLRYQATHDELTGLPGRAAVKELLAKLLGGRDYERIALLFCDVDNFKRVNDSLGHDVGDELITALARRLERGLPPSCTVARMSGDEYVVICSDVDEVGGVEALANLAAKLLRTAVPVRGQLLRVSACIGAAVPSGSETSGADLLRYADAAMFAAKERGTGRVSLASDALIASANSQMLLEGQLREAIANDQLVLHYQPVVGPDGTVLSAEALVRWPHPERGLLLPGEFLPVAEQGDLLGELDRWVLRAALTEAAEWPQMTGGTLGGGVAIAVNLAGLVPGDPEFVEVVTATVAATGIAWDRVVLELVETSLIDLPSRSREAMGELVERGVRFAVDDFGTGYSSLARLKELPAQIIKIDRRFVSGVATDASDFAVARALVDMARAMGRSCVAEGVENATQFHVLRGVGVDAYQGWLLSRPLPARDFREMMKLGPVHIPSGT, encoded by the coding sequence GTGGCCGAGCATGTCGTGCGCGTCGGGCTACCCGGGGTCGTGCCGACCAGCGGTCTTGACGTCGACGCTGGTCGGATCCTCGCCCCGGATTTGGCCGGGCCGGTCGCGCCCAACGGCATGGTCGACGCCGTCGCCGAACGTGCTTTGTTACTGGAGGCCCAGCGGATAGCCCGGCTGGGCAGTTGGACCTTCGACTTCGCCACTGGCTCGGGTTACCTCTCCGACGGCCTGTGCAGGCTGTGCGGGCTGTCGCCGCGCAGCACCCTGGACGAGCTGATCGCGCTCGTGCACCCCGACGACGTGCCCGCGCTCAACCGCTTCCGCGCGCGCTTGGTCGCCCACCGCTCGTCCCAGCCGATCGAGCTGGAGGTGCGCGACCTTGCCTGTGAACGGACCTACCTGGTCCGGGCCAGAACCGAGTGTGACGCGGGCGGCAAGCCGACGCGGGTGCACGGCACGGTCCAGGACTTCACCAAGTTCCGCGCGATGGAACGCCAGCTCAGCCAGGACGGCAGGCTCTTCCGCGAGGCGCAGCGGGTGGCCCGGCTGGGCACCTGGGAGTGGAACACCGAGACCAACGAGTGCCTGTGGTCGTCGATGCTCTACGAACTGGGCGGCGTCGAGCCGGGGACGAAGATCACCTACGCCGACTACCTGGAGCTGGTCCACCCCGACGACCGCGGCTGGGTAGACCAGCGCTGGCAGGAGCTGGCCGCGACCCGCAGGCCCGTTGAGTGCGAGCATCGGGTGATCCGGCCGGACGGCAAGCGCCGCGTGTTCCGCATCCGCGGTGAGGCCGCGGGCGCCGACCAGGGCGACGCGGTCATGATCGGCACCGCCCAGGACGTCACCGAGCAGCGCTCCACCGAGACGCGGATGCAGCGATCCAGCAAGCGTTTCACCGACCTGGTGGCGATCACCCCGGTCGGCATCGCCCTGTTCGACGACGCCGAGCGCCTGGTCGACGCCAACGACGCGCTGTGTTCGCTGCTGGGCATGGACCTCGACCGGCTGCGCGGGATGACAGCCGACCAGCTCACCCACCCCGACGACCGCGACGCCAAGCGGCACGGGACGCACTCGTTCCACAGTGGACAGCGGGTCCTCAGCACCGCCGCGGGCAAGCCGGTCTACTGCGAACTCAACGCCACCATCTCGGTCGCCGACGACGGCAAGCGGTTCTGGCTGGTCGTCTTCGCCGACGTCACCGACCGTCGCCGCACCGCAGAGCGCCTGCGTTACCAGGCCACCCACGACGAGCTGACCGGCCTGCCGGGTCGCGCCGCGGTCAAGGAGTTGCTGGCCAAGCTGCTCGGCGGGCGTGACTACGAGCGGATCGCGCTGCTGTTCTGCGACGTCGACAACTTCAAGCGGGTCAACGACTCCCTCGGTCACGACGTCGGCGACGAACTCATCACCGCCTTGGCCCGCAGGCTCGAACGCGGCCTGCCGCCCAGCTGCACCGTGGCCCGCATGTCCGGCGACGAGTACGTGGTCATCTGCTCCGACGTCGACGAGGTCGGCGGCGTCGAGGCGCTGGCCAACCTGGCCGCCAAACTCCTGCGCACCGCGGTGCCGGTCCGCGGCCAGCTGCTGCGGGTCTCGGCCTGCATCGGCGCGGCGGTGCCCTCCGGCTCGGAGACCAGCGGTGCCGACCTGCTGCGCTACGCCGACGCGGCGATGTTCGCCGCCAAGGAACGCGGCACCGGCCGGGTCTCGCTGGCCAGCGACGCGCTGATCGCCTCGGCCAACAGCCAGATGCTCCTCGAAGGCCAGCTGCGCGAGGCCATCGCCAACGACCAGCTCGTCCTGCACTACCAGCCGGTGGTCGGCCCGGACGGCACCGTGCTCTCGGCCGAGGCCCTGGTGCGCTGGCCACACCCGGAACGCGGCCTGCTGCTGCCCGGCGAGTTCCTCCCGGTCGCCGAACAGGGCGACCTGCTCGGCGAACTCGACCGCTGGGTCCTGCGCGCGGCGCTCACCGAGGCCGCCGAGTGGCCGCAGATGACCGGCGGCACCCTCGGCGGCGGCGTGGCCATCGCGGTCAACCTGGCCGGTCTGGTGCCGGGTGACCCGGAGTTCGTCGAGGTGGTCACCGCCACCGTCGCCGCGACCGGGATCGCGTGGGACCGGGTGGTGCTCGAACTGGTCGAGACCAGCCTTATCGACCTGCCCTCCCGCAGCCGCGAAGCCATGGGCGAGCTGGTCGAGCGGGGCGTGCGATTCGCCGTGGACGACTTCGGCACCGGCTATTCGTCGCTGGCCCGGCTCAAGGAACTGCCCGCCCAGATCATCAAGATCGACCGCCGCTTCGTCTCCGGCGTGGCCACCGACGCCTCCGACTTCGCCGTCGCCCGCGCCCTGGTCGACATGGCCCGCGCGATGGGCCGCAGCTGCGTTGCCGAGGGCGTCGAGAACGCCACCCAGTTCCACGTCCTGCGCGGGGTCGGCGTCGACGCCTATCAGGGCTGGCTGCTCTCCCGCCCGCTGCCCGCGCGCGATTTCCGCGAAATGATGAAACTCGGGCCGGTGCACATCCCCAGCGGGACGTGA
- a CDS encoding DUF3558 family protein, with the protein MWISSRALLRRWSVLALVALLLAGCTSQISGDARPYGDVAAASARLASARAALGELRSLDYCTLLGGDGPGRTVDGDQLVRGMDFCATFGLSAGARVEVMVGPVHVRPKLPDHQLRALDQLPPPLRVNRPYTKSDGSCEILLAFPGKELLRFRARHVGDERPPPTEQLCDLAESTLRHAVERMGAGEVGHVTHGPKSLGLVDACSLLTKDELAAVFYTAEAARPSPTGHHCQWVESDVLEFHKVDIYLDREGILPAPDNRSVVKETIAGRESYVLEEADDRNTYCSVWAAHKADEQPLVEAAKLVVTDGNNALGACAVARRLAGLAWARLPAL; encoded by the coding sequence ATGTGGATCTCTTCGCGCGCGCTGCTACGCCGGTGGTCGGTGCTGGCGCTTGTTGCGCTCTTGCTGGCCGGGTGCACCAGCCAGATCAGCGGGGACGCACGCCCCTACGGCGATGTCGCCGCGGCGTCGGCTCGGTTGGCAAGCGCGCGGGCCGCACTGGGTGAGTTGCGTTCGCTGGACTACTGCACGCTGCTGGGAGGGGACGGACCCGGTCGCACCGTGGATGGCGACCAACTGGTCCGGGGCATGGACTTCTGTGCGACCTTTGGACTGTCGGCGGGTGCCCGCGTGGAAGTGATGGTCGGCCCTGTCCACGTCCGCCCGAAGTTGCCCGACCATCAGTTGCGGGCATTGGACCAACTGCCGCCTCCGCTGCGGGTCAACCGTCCCTACACCAAGTCCGACGGGTCCTGCGAGATCCTGTTGGCGTTCCCCGGCAAGGAACTGCTGCGCTTCCGCGCCCGCCATGTCGGTGATGAGCGGCCGCCACCGACGGAGCAACTGTGCGACCTGGCCGAGTCGACGCTTCGACACGCGGTGGAGCGCATGGGTGCGGGCGAGGTGGGTCACGTGACCCATGGACCAAAGTCACTTGGTTTGGTCGACGCCTGCTCATTGCTGACCAAAGACGAACTCGCGGCGGTGTTCTACACCGCCGAGGCGGCAAGGCCCAGTCCGACCGGACACCATTGCCAGTGGGTCGAGAGTGACGTGCTCGAGTTCCACAAGGTCGACATCTACCTTGACCGAGAAGGGATCCTGCCCGCGCCGGACAATCGGTCGGTCGTGAAGGAGACCATCGCGGGTCGCGAGTCGTATGTGCTGGAGGAAGCCGACGACAGGAATACCTATTGCTCAGTGTGGGCAGCGCACAAGGCAGACGAACAGCCGCTGGTCGAGGCGGCCAAGCTGGTGGTCACCGACGGCAACAACGCGTTGGGCGCGTGTGCGGTGGCGCGGCGGTTGGCTGGGCTTGCCTGGGCCCGGTTGCCCGCTCTCTGA